Proteins encoded in a region of the Pyxidicoccus trucidator genome:
- a CDS encoding glucose 1-dehydrogenase, whose product MKAVAVFPKQREVRVIDAPEPRLQAPTQVKVRTREVGVCGTDKDILQFLYGTPPPGSEYLIPGHECLGEVVEVGDAVRGLQRGDFVVPRVRRPCPHATCPACRHGHPDFCVTGDYTERGIKEAHGFCAEHFVEDVAYLHRVTPELREVAVLTEPLTIAEKSLREVKRIQERLPWKPGPGRAVVLGAGPVGQLGAMALLRQGYATTVYSRSPKPNVKAEAAEAVGAPYLSSKEVSPEELVRQAGAPDVIYEATGTAKASFEALRALGHNGVFVFTGLPSHAEPLSLDGAALLKQLVLENQVVLGTVNAADSDFEAALEDLGRFRARWPGGLERLITARHPPEDFADVVTGRKGGGGIKHVITFGGGTR is encoded by the coding sequence ATGAAGGCCGTCGCCGTCTTCCCGAAGCAACGCGAGGTGCGCGTCATCGACGCCCCCGAGCCGCGGCTCCAGGCCCCCACCCAGGTGAAGGTGCGCACGCGCGAGGTGGGCGTGTGCGGCACGGACAAGGACATCCTCCAGTTCCTCTACGGCACGCCGCCACCCGGCTCGGAGTACCTCATCCCCGGCCACGAGTGCCTGGGCGAGGTGGTGGAGGTGGGCGACGCCGTGCGCGGCCTCCAGCGCGGAGACTTCGTCGTGCCCCGCGTGCGCCGCCCCTGCCCGCATGCCACCTGCCCCGCGTGCCGGCACGGGCACCCGGACTTCTGCGTCACCGGCGACTACACCGAGCGCGGCATCAAGGAAGCGCACGGCTTCTGCGCGGAGCACTTCGTGGAGGACGTGGCGTACCTGCACCGCGTCACCCCCGAGCTGCGCGAGGTGGCGGTGCTCACCGAGCCGCTGACGATTGCCGAGAAGTCCCTGCGTGAGGTGAAGCGCATCCAGGAGCGGCTGCCGTGGAAGCCCGGGCCAGGCCGAGCGGTGGTGCTGGGGGCGGGGCCGGTGGGGCAGCTCGGCGCCATGGCGCTGCTGCGCCAGGGCTACGCCACCACGGTGTACTCACGCAGCCCCAAGCCCAACGTCAAGGCGGAGGCCGCCGAGGCAGTGGGCGCTCCCTATCTCTCCTCCAAGGAGGTGTCCCCGGAGGAGCTGGTCCGCCAGGCGGGCGCCCCGGACGTCATCTACGAGGCGACTGGCACGGCGAAGGCGTCCTTCGAGGCGCTGAGGGCGCTGGGGCACAACGGTGTCTTCGTCTTCACGGGGCTGCCGTCGCACGCGGAGCCGTTGTCACTGGATGGAGCCGCGCTGCTCAAGCAATTGGTGCTGGAGAACCAGGTGGTGCTGGGCACGGTGAACGCGGCCGACTCGGACTTCGAGGCGGCGCTGGAAGACTTGGGCCGCTTCCGTGCCCGCTGGCCGGGCGGGCTGGAGCGGCTCATCACCGCCCGCCATCCGCCGGAGGACTTCGCGGACGTGGTGACGGGCCGAAAAGGTGGCGGCGGCATCAAGCACGTCATCACCTTCGGAGGAGGCACACGGTGA
- a CDS encoding glycoside hydrolase family 15 protein, translating into MKETRSSIVAGHSVPIEDHGIIGDLRTVALIGNEGTLDWLCYPHFDSPSVFGALLDPDRGGHWRIAPTPDGVLKKQFYWPDTNVLVTRFYTPDGVGELVDFMPMSRQGRGVREVLRRVRVVRGEMSFQLECFPAFNYARDSHETRLIHGGATFSSETLKLTLVSSVPLEKAERGVRASFTLHENQSAVFSLREGARPSCQELVHSHESAEVLFRDTVDYWRHWLSGCNYRGRWRETVQRSALALKLMTFEPTGAIVAAPTCSLPEFPGGTRNWDYRFCWLRDAAFTVYAFLRIGFKDEAAAFMRWVEKRCAENGDGPLPLMFAVDGSRVPDEVELSHLSGYGGARPVRIGNAAADQLQLDIYGELMDSVYLSNKHAAPISYDFWRHLRRLVDWVCNHWNQPDEGIWEVRGGRRHFVYSKLMCWVAVDRAIRLADKRSFPADRPKWLAVRDTLFEDIMSQGWSQEREAFIQAYDHEALDAANLLMPLVFFLSPVDPRMLSTLDRIRRPPSKGGLVSDGLVFRYDVDATLDGIPGREGTFNLCSFWLVEAMTRASVARPDLLEEARLTFERMLGYANHVGLYAEQTGMSGEALGNFPQALTHLSLISAAYNLDRTLGGRD; encoded by the coding sequence ATGAAGGAAACCAGAAGCAGCATCGTGGCGGGCCATTCGGTGCCGATTGAGGACCACGGCATCATCGGCGACCTGCGGACGGTGGCGCTGATAGGCAACGAGGGCACGCTCGACTGGCTGTGCTACCCCCACTTCGACAGCCCGAGCGTCTTCGGCGCGCTGCTGGACCCGGACCGGGGTGGCCACTGGCGCATCGCCCCCACGCCGGATGGGGTGCTGAAGAAACAGTTCTACTGGCCCGACACCAACGTGCTGGTGACGCGCTTCTACACGCCGGACGGCGTGGGCGAGCTGGTGGACTTCATGCCCATGTCGCGCCAGGGGCGGGGTGTGCGCGAGGTGCTGCGGCGCGTGCGCGTGGTGCGCGGGGAGATGTCCTTCCAGCTGGAGTGCTTCCCGGCCTTCAACTACGCCAGGGACTCGCACGAGACGCGCCTCATCCACGGCGGGGCCACCTTCTCGTCGGAGACGCTGAAGCTCACCCTGGTGTCCTCCGTGCCGCTGGAGAAGGCGGAGCGGGGCGTCCGCGCCAGCTTCACGCTGCATGAGAACCAGTCCGCCGTCTTCTCGCTGCGCGAGGGCGCGCGGCCGTCGTGTCAGGAGCTGGTGCACAGCCACGAGTCCGCGGAGGTGCTCTTCCGCGACACGGTGGACTACTGGCGCCACTGGCTGTCGGGCTGCAACTACCGGGGCCGCTGGCGCGAGACGGTGCAGCGCTCGGCGCTGGCGCTCAAGCTGATGACCTTCGAGCCGACGGGGGCGATTGTCGCGGCGCCCACGTGCAGCCTGCCCGAGTTTCCGGGCGGCACGCGCAACTGGGACTACCGCTTCTGCTGGCTGCGGGACGCGGCCTTCACCGTCTACGCCTTCCTGCGCATCGGCTTCAAGGACGAGGCGGCGGCCTTCATGCGCTGGGTGGAGAAGCGCTGCGCGGAGAATGGGGACGGGCCGCTGCCGCTGATGTTCGCGGTGGACGGCAGCCGGGTGCCGGACGAGGTGGAGCTGTCACACCTGTCCGGCTATGGCGGCGCGCGGCCGGTGCGCATCGGCAACGCGGCGGCGGACCAGCTGCAGCTGGACATCTACGGCGAGCTGATGGACTCGGTGTACCTGTCCAACAAGCACGCGGCGCCCATTTCGTATGACTTCTGGAGGCACCTGCGGCGGCTGGTGGACTGGGTGTGCAACCACTGGAACCAGCCGGACGAGGGCATCTGGGAGGTGCGCGGCGGGCGGCGGCACTTCGTGTACTCGAAGCTGATGTGCTGGGTGGCGGTGGACCGGGCCATCCGCCTGGCGGACAAGCGCAGCTTCCCGGCGGACCGGCCGAAGTGGCTGGCGGTGCGGGACACCCTCTTCGAGGACATCATGTCCCAGGGGTGGAGCCAGGAGCGCGAGGCCTTCATCCAGGCGTATGACCACGAGGCGCTGGACGCGGCGAACCTCCTGATGCCGCTGGTGTTCTTCCTGTCGCCGGTGGACCCGCGGATGCTGTCCACGCTGGACAGGATTCGGCGTCCGCCCTCGAAGGGCGGCCTGGTGTCGGACGGGCTGGTGTTCCGCTACGACGTGGACGCGACGCTGGACGGAATCCCGGGCCGCGAGGGCACCTTCAACCTGTGCAGCTTCTGGCTGGTGGAGGCCATGACGCGCGCCAGCGTGGCGAGGCCGGATTTGCTGGAGGAGGCGCGGCTGACCTTCGAGCGGATGCTGGGCTACGCCAACCACGTGGGGCTGTACGCGGAGCAGACGGGCATGTCCGGTGAGGCGCTGGGCAACTTCCCGCAGGCCCTCACACACCTGTCGCTCATCAGCGCCGCGTACAACCTGGACCGGACGCTGGGGGGGCGGGACTGA
- a CDS encoding L-dopachrome tautomerase-related protein, whose translation MAAPTPAVPGAPSPSPAAPVRRGSTLLKVVGAVVALLLLAALGVRLRYGGGAPYPDVTGMPLLPDSALEVAAMSPEPIGNLAVSSTGRLFFTIHPESRPEGAKLLEWVDGKAVPYPTAELQAKLFETPLGITIDRRDWLWTIDHGNHGMGTPRLLAFELATGHLAHEFVFPPDVAPPGSFLQDLRVDVKGDAVFIADVAFWRRGPGLVVYDVAAKQARRVLSGHPSVFPQDYIIRNPIKEMVFFGGLAALKAGVDGIAMDPSGEWVWFAAMNHDTMYRVRAADLRDASLGEAELEKRLHAVGRKPLNDGLSADVEGNVLITDVEHGAVLRMSPEGRLETLVKSPRIRWADALSHGPDGWVYLADSAIPHQMLQSKAHIAANAPYYIYRFKSGIAGVAGM comes from the coding sequence TTGGCCGCTCCGACTCCCGCCGTTCCTGGTGCTCCGTCCCCGTCTCCCGCCGCGCCGGTCCGCCGGGGCTCGACGCTGCTCAAGGTGGTGGGCGCGGTGGTGGCGCTGCTGCTGCTCGCGGCCCTGGGCGTGCGCCTGCGCTACGGAGGCGGGGCGCCGTACCCGGACGTGACGGGCATGCCACTGCTGCCGGACAGCGCGCTGGAAGTCGCGGCGATGAGTCCGGAGCCCATCGGCAACCTGGCGGTGTCCTCCACGGGGCGGCTGTTCTTCACCATCCACCCGGAGAGCCGGCCCGAGGGCGCGAAGCTGCTGGAGTGGGTGGACGGCAAGGCGGTGCCGTACCCCACCGCGGAACTCCAGGCGAAGCTGTTCGAGACGCCGCTGGGCATTACCATCGACCGGCGCGACTGGCTGTGGACCATCGACCACGGCAATCACGGCATGGGCACGCCCCGGCTGCTGGCCTTCGAGCTGGCCACCGGCCACCTCGCGCACGAGTTCGTCTTCCCTCCGGACGTGGCGCCGCCGGGCTCGTTCCTCCAGGACCTGCGCGTGGACGTGAAGGGCGACGCGGTGTTCATCGCGGACGTGGCCTTCTGGCGGCGCGGGCCGGGGCTCGTCGTCTACGACGTGGCGGCGAAGCAGGCGCGCCGCGTGCTGAGCGGGCACCCGTCGGTGTTCCCCCAGGACTACATCATCCGCAATCCCATCAAGGAGATGGTGTTCTTCGGCGGGCTCGCAGCGCTGAAGGCGGGCGTGGACGGAATCGCCATGGACCCGTCGGGCGAGTGGGTGTGGTTCGCGGCGATGAACCACGACACCATGTACCGCGTGCGCGCGGCGGACCTGCGGGACGCCTCGCTCGGTGAGGCGGAGTTGGAGAAGCGGCTGCACGCGGTGGGCCGCAAGCCGCTGAATGACGGACTGAGCGCGGACGTGGAGGGCAACGTGCTCATCACCGACGTGGAGCACGGCGCCGTGCTGCGCATGAGCCCCGAGGGCCGGCTGGAGACGCTGGTGAAGTCGCCGCGCATCCGCTGGGCGGACGCGCTCAGCCACGGGCCGGACGGCTGGGTGTACCTGGCGGACAGCGCGATTCCGCACCAGATGCTCCAGTCGAAGGCGCACATCGCCGCGAACGCGCCCTATTACATCTACCGCTTCAAGTCCGGCATTGCGGGCGTCGCGGGCATGTGA
- a CDS encoding DUF6209 family protein produces the protein MLRHPSRWFLATVATAALLVGTVAASQSTPSITFQSPSQGWNVFPSSNPLPYGQTAAIIYDASRLTTCRGDYMGNPGWSIYAYYKWNNGPVQPAIWVAGAKPYATVPPPSIPLNTRGDLAIWFENTSRWGCQGWDSNYGNNFHFNVQ, from the coding sequence TTGTTGCGTCATCCCTCCCGTTGGTTCCTCGCCACCGTCGCCACCGCCGCGCTGCTCGTCGGCACCGTGGCCGCGTCGCAGTCCACGCCGAGCATCACCTTCCAGTCGCCGTCGCAGGGCTGGAATGTCTTCCCGTCCTCCAACCCGCTGCCCTACGGCCAGACGGCCGCCATCATCTACGACGCTAGCCGGCTGACGACGTGCCGCGGTGACTACATGGGCAACCCGGGCTGGAGCATCTACGCCTACTACAAGTGGAACAACGGCCCCGTGCAGCCGGCCATCTGGGTGGCGGGCGCCAAGCCCTACGCCACCGTGCCCCCGCCCTCCATCCCGCTCAACACACGCGGCGACCTGGCCATCTGGTTCGAGAACACCAGCCGCTGGGGCTGCCAGGGGTGGGACTCGAACTACGGCAACAACTTCCACTTCAACGTGCAGTGA
- a CDS encoding App1 family protein, which translates to MADFFPAFYRLAVRVDAQYDALSRRFRQKLGIAPPLRILPYRGYGTPERAVIKARVLEDRHVRPPQQRHTLVGSAIASYKRYMTREIAGAHVAVRWGDKRWEGTTDDEGFLELWVPPPEGVRSGWHMVELELLSPEAQGVPRVAAPVRVAGAGAEYGVISDIDDTVIVTGVTDPLKRAWALFLTEHRVRLPFPGVDAFYAALQGGRGSAADNPIFYVSSSPWNLYEHLDEFLGVHHIPAGPLLLRDWGLSAQGFAPGGGHGHKLEKIRGLLETMQRLPFILIGDSGQEDAEHYRTICREYPGRILCVYIRTVPGHPRRAHELEKIGEDIRRAGSQLLVVDDTTAAARHAARAGWIDWREVQEVEAHRREDAARGILGERQD; encoded by the coding sequence ATGGCCGACTTCTTCCCTGCCTTCTACCGCCTCGCCGTCCGCGTGGACGCCCAGTACGACGCCCTGAGCCGACGGTTCCGCCAGAAGCTGGGAATCGCCCCGCCGCTGCGAATCCTCCCCTACCGGGGCTACGGCACTCCCGAGCGCGCCGTCATCAAGGCCCGTGTCCTGGAAGACCGACACGTCCGCCCGCCCCAGCAGCGGCACACGCTGGTGGGCAGCGCGATTGCTTCCTACAAGCGCTACATGACGCGCGAAATCGCCGGGGCGCACGTGGCGGTGCGCTGGGGCGACAAGCGCTGGGAGGGCACCACCGACGACGAGGGCTTCCTGGAGCTGTGGGTGCCGCCGCCGGAAGGGGTGCGCTCGGGCTGGCACATGGTGGAGCTGGAGCTGCTCTCACCGGAAGCGCAGGGCGTGCCGCGCGTGGCCGCTCCGGTGCGCGTGGCGGGCGCGGGCGCCGAGTACGGCGTCATCAGCGACATCGACGACACCGTCATCGTCACCGGGGTGACGGACCCGCTGAAGCGCGCCTGGGCGCTCTTCCTCACCGAGCACCGCGTGCGGCTGCCCTTCCCCGGCGTGGACGCCTTCTACGCGGCGCTGCAGGGCGGGCGGGGCTCGGCGGCGGACAACCCCATCTTCTACGTCTCCAGCAGCCCGTGGAACCTGTACGAGCACCTGGACGAGTTCCTCGGCGTGCACCACATCCCCGCCGGGCCGCTGCTGCTGCGCGACTGGGGCCTGTCCGCCCAGGGCTTCGCGCCCGGAGGCGGGCACGGGCACAAGCTGGAGAAGATTCGCGGGCTGCTCGAGACGATGCAGCGCCTGCCCTTCATCCTCATTGGGGACAGCGGCCAGGAGGACGCGGAGCACTACCGCACCATCTGCCGCGAGTACCCGGGCCGCATCCTCTGCGTCTACATCCGCACCGTGCCGGGCCACCCGCGCCGCGCGCACGAGCTGGAGAAGATTGGCGAGGACATCCGCCGCGCCGGCAGCCAACTGCTGGTGGTGGATGACACCACCGCCGCGGCGCGTCACGCGGCCCGCGCCGGGTGGATTGACTGGCGCGAGGTGCAGGAAGTGGAGGCCCACCGCCGCGAGGACGCCGCCCGCGGAATCCTCGGTGAGCGCCAGGACTGA
- a CDS encoding ADP-ribosylglycohydrolase family protein gives MSDTPRKPMDPAARLARALVSLEGLSVGDAFGERFFGPHERVQPLVEQRAVPRAPWKYTDDTEMALAIVQVLEDHGRIDQDALARVLAKRYRNDKNRGYGGTAHDILQKLGVGLPWREVSAEVFDGQGSMGNGAAMRVAPVGAYFAGDLTRVVSEARASAEVTHLHPEGQAGAIAIAVAAAWACQWAEHHGSARQLFEAVLDATPAGATRQGLEKARDWPVDASPSSAARELGSGQKVISEDTVPFAIWCAARHLDSFEEALWCTVAGFGDRDTTCAIVGGIVALSAGVSSIPATWRAAREALHRRV, from the coding sequence ATGAGCGATACCCCACGGAAACCCATGGACCCCGCGGCGCGGCTGGCACGTGCCCTCGTCTCGTTGGAGGGACTGTCCGTCGGGGACGCGTTCGGCGAGCGCTTCTTCGGCCCGCACGAGCGGGTGCAGCCCCTGGTGGAGCAGCGCGCCGTGCCCCGCGCACCGTGGAAGTACACCGACGACACCGAGATGGCCCTGGCCATCGTCCAGGTGCTGGAAGACCACGGCCGTATCGACCAGGACGCGCTGGCCCGCGTCCTCGCGAAGCGCTACCGCAACGACAAGAACCGCGGCTATGGCGGTACCGCGCACGACATCCTGCAGAAGCTCGGGGTGGGCCTGCCCTGGCGTGAGGTGTCCGCGGAGGTGTTCGACGGCCAGGGCTCCATGGGCAACGGCGCGGCCATGCGCGTGGCGCCCGTGGGGGCTTACTTCGCGGGAGACCTGACCCGGGTGGTGTCCGAAGCGCGGGCCTCGGCGGAGGTGACGCACCTGCACCCGGAGGGGCAGGCGGGGGCGATTGCCATCGCGGTCGCCGCCGCGTGGGCCTGCCAATGGGCGGAACACCACGGCTCCGCGAGGCAGCTCTTCGAGGCGGTGTTGGACGCCACTCCCGCCGGAGCGACACGTCAGGGGCTGGAGAAGGCCAGGGACTGGCCGGTCGATGCGAGCCCTTCCTCGGCGGCGCGCGAGCTTGGCAGTGGGCAGAAGGTCATCTCCGAGGACACCGTGCCCTTTGCCATCTGGTGTGCGGCAAGGCACCTCGACTCTTTCGAGGAAGCCCTCTGGTGCACGGTGGCCGGCTTCGGGGACCGGGACACCACCTGCGCCATCGTGGGTGGCATCGTCGCGTTGAGCGCGGGCGTCTCCTCCATTCCCGCGACGTGGCGTGCCGCTCGGGAAGCGCTGCACCGGCGCGTGTGA
- a CDS encoding glycosyltransferase family A protein codes for MSGAPVPPRFSIVIPCFNQGTFLAECLASLRAQTLPPYEVLVVDDGSTDPYSVRRMDELCVDGVKLLRQENRGLPGARNTGVRAATGDWVLPLDADDCLAPEALATYARAIAAAPEVDVWYPDMEHFGQDTSVWECPPFNAWRLLTENHLLCSSAIRRAVFDAGVLYNEAMRQGYEDWEFYIHACVEKGFLARPLERPVFRYRKWGYSMVSASDAKRAALLEQIRRERSAVYGDSQRLVELKARHQPYLAVASASEALRPALEGQRLRDFQLVDTSGRVTREEGLGAFQGHRFSRLLVSLEDASLAAALHADPFLLEKVARVSLEQRPSVLWLVTTGPEQAWPGFLLSEAAARAGDVRCVGFAVDPSRLLGAPPIPRTGAGLLEDLARHLEGLVPGSQAWMGVGPSLKAGEGAALPQVALSVPAPGVGPASGRGVEVRQGLKLVGQGANTLLRGLLGAERHARLRASPVTRQLGSRLRARLRAPAEPVRVEDVEHREGPFAAWQLDSRRQREELARTFGQPPRYDERPEDGEPALLIVTSSVSRGDVAQSRADGTSSVSRGAVAQSRADGTSSVSRGDVAQPRVDGTSSASRGDVEPSLVELLKGLHALAPTQRRYLVTTEYPDAPAWADTVLPLVRGAFAAPDLASRTMPDFIASLAKRLGVGAVLMTHTRAGLEALPALRQLEPRPRVIALAGPLPPRDSVTGLYSGPSAEAAARFNNLIDGYAVSSQDTADRFVRDLYVSPTKLRLMPLAEADRARYARELMELLFPEAQRRTAP; via the coding sequence ATGAGTGGTGCGCCCGTGCCTCCCCGCTTCAGCATCGTCATCCCCTGCTTCAACCAGGGCACCTTCCTCGCCGAGTGCCTGGCGAGCCTCCGCGCCCAGACGCTGCCGCCGTACGAGGTCCTCGTCGTCGACGACGGCTCCACGGACCCCTACTCCGTGCGGCGCATGGATGAGCTGTGCGTGGACGGGGTGAAGCTCCTCCGCCAGGAGAACCGGGGACTGCCGGGGGCTCGCAACACGGGCGTCCGCGCCGCCACCGGGGACTGGGTGCTGCCCCTGGACGCGGATGACTGCCTGGCGCCGGAGGCCCTGGCCACCTACGCGCGCGCCATCGCCGCCGCGCCCGAGGTGGACGTCTGGTACCCGGACATGGAGCACTTCGGCCAGGACACCTCCGTGTGGGAGTGCCCGCCCTTCAACGCGTGGCGGCTGCTGACGGAGAACCACCTGCTGTGCAGCTCCGCCATCCGGCGCGCGGTGTTCGACGCGGGCGTCCTCTACAACGAGGCCATGCGCCAGGGGTACGAGGACTGGGAGTTCTACATCCACGCCTGCGTGGAGAAGGGCTTCCTCGCCCGCCCGCTGGAGCGCCCCGTCTTCCGCTACCGGAAGTGGGGCTACAGCATGGTGTCCGCCTCGGATGCGAAGCGCGCCGCGCTGCTGGAGCAGATTCGCCGCGAGCGCTCCGCCGTGTACGGGGACTCGCAGCGACTGGTGGAGCTGAAGGCCCGGCACCAGCCCTACCTCGCGGTGGCCTCCGCCAGTGAGGCGCTGCGGCCCGCGCTGGAGGGCCAGCGGCTGCGGGACTTCCAGCTCGTGGACACGTCGGGGCGGGTGACTCGCGAGGAGGGACTCGGGGCGTTCCAGGGGCACCGCTTCTCGCGGCTGCTGGTGAGCCTGGAGGATGCGTCGCTGGCGGCGGCCCTGCACGCGGACCCGTTCCTGCTGGAGAAGGTGGCCCGGGTCTCCCTGGAGCAGCGGCCCTCGGTGCTGTGGCTCGTCACCACCGGGCCGGAGCAGGCGTGGCCGGGGTTCCTCCTGTCGGAGGCCGCGGCGCGGGCGGGCGACGTGCGATGCGTCGGCTTCGCTGTCGACCCGTCCCGGCTGCTCGGGGCTCCGCCGATTCCGCGCACCGGGGCTGGACTGCTGGAGGACCTGGCCCGGCACCTGGAAGGACTCGTGCCGGGCTCTCAGGCCTGGATGGGGGTGGGGCCGTCCTTGAAGGCGGGCGAGGGCGCTGCGCTTCCCCAGGTGGCACTGTCGGTGCCGGCGCCCGGCGTGGGCCCTGCTTCCGGGCGCGGCGTGGAGGTGCGCCAGGGGTTGAAGCTGGTGGGACAGGGCGCCAACACGCTGCTGCGGGGGCTCCTCGGTGCGGAGCGCCATGCGCGGCTGCGCGCCTCTCCGGTGACGCGCCAGCTTGGCTCGCGGCTGCGCGCCAGGCTCCGGGCACCGGCCGAGCCGGTCCGCGTGGAAGACGTCGAGCACCGGGAGGGTCCGTTCGCGGCGTGGCAGCTCGACAGCCGGCGGCAGCGGGAGGAGCTGGCGCGGACGTTCGGCCAGCCGCCCCGCTACGACGAGCGTCCGGAAGACGGCGAGCCCGCGCTGCTCATCGTCACGTCGTCGGTGAGCCGTGGCGACGTGGCACAGTCGCGGGCGGATGGCACTTCGTCGGTGAGCCGTGGCGCCGTGGCGCAGTCGCGGGCGGATGGCACTTCGTCGGTGAGCCGTGGCGACGTGGCACAGCCGCGGGTGGATGGCACTTCGTCGGCGAGCCGTGGCGACGTGGAGCCGTCACTGGTGGAGCTGCTGAAGGGACTGCACGCGCTGGCGCCCACGCAGCGCCGCTACCTCGTCACCACCGAGTACCCGGACGCCCCGGCCTGGGCCGACACCGTGCTGCCCCTGGTGCGCGGCGCCTTCGCCGCGCCCGACCTGGCGTCCCGGACGATGCCGGACTTCATCGCCTCGCTCGCGAAGCGGCTGGGCGTGGGCGCCGTGCTCATGACCCACACCCGCGCGGGGCTGGAGGCACTGCCCGCGCTGCGCCAGTTGGAGCCCCGGCCTCGCGTCATCGCCCTGGCGGGCCCGCTGCCGCCGCGTGACTCGGTGACGGGCCTGTACTCCGGACCGAGCGCGGAGGCGGCCGCGCGCTTCAACAACCTCATCGATGGCTACGCCGTGAGCAGCCAGGACACGGCGGACCGCTTCGTGCGGGACTTGTACGTGTCGCCCACGAAGCTGCGCCTCATGCCGCTCGCGGAGGCGGACCGTGCGCGCTACGCGCGGGAGCTGATGGAGCTGCTCTTCCCCGAAGCGCAGCGGCGCACGGCGCCGTAG